The Glycine soja cultivar W05 chromosome 6, ASM419377v2, whole genome shotgun sequence genome has a window encoding:
- the LOC114417246 gene encoding protein ULTRAPETALA 1-like — protein sequence MANGLERESGLTTLFSEEELREVSGVKRVGDCVEVTCGCTSHRYGDAVGRLRVFVNGYLEITCECTPGCQEDKLTPSAFEKHSGRETARKWKNNVWVIVNGEKVPLCKTVLLKYYNQVSKAANGSHRSQNGRACHRDEFVRCTSCNKERRFRLRTKEECRIHHDALADANWKCSDLPYDKITCDDEEERASRRVYRGCTRSPTCKGCTSCVCFGCDICRFSDCSCQTCADFTNNAKA from the exons ATGGCGAACGggttagagagagaaagtgggTTGACGACGTTGTTCAGCGAGGAGGAGCTGAGAGAGGTGAGTGGGGTTAAGCGTGTTGGGGACTGTGTCGAAGTCACGTGCGGGTGCACGAGCCATAGATACGGTGACGCTGTGGGAAGACTTAGGGTTTTCGTTAATGGGTACCTTGAAATCACTTGCGAATGCACCCCTGGTTGCCAAGAag ACAAGTTGACTCCTTCTGCATTTGAGAAACACTCTGGAAGAGAGACTGCCAGGAAATGGAAGAATAATGTCTGGGTAATTGTTAATGGTGAGAAGGTTCCATTGTGTAAAACAGTGCTGCTCAAATACTACAATCAGGTGTCAAAAGCTGCAAATGGCTCCCATAGATCCCAAAATGGCCGGGCTTGTCACCGTGATGAGTTTGTTCGCTGCACTAGTTGCAATAAAGAGCGTAGGTTTCGTCTGAGGACTAAAGAGGAATGCCGCATTCACCATGATGCTTTAGCAGATGCAAATTGGAAATGTTCTGATCTTCCATATGACAA AATTACGtgtgatgatgaagaagaaagagcAAGCCGTAGAGTTTACAGGGGATGCACTCGTTCTCCAACATGCAAAGGTTGCACTTCTTGTGTGTGCTTTGGCTGTGATATCTGCCGCTTTTCAGATTGCAGCTGCCAGACTTGTGCTGACTTTACAAACAATGCCAAAGCTTGA